The Actinocatenispora sera genome has a window encoding:
- a CDS encoding pyridoxamine 5'-phosphate oxidase family protein: MRWQEFSVQCPELAAAARDRFVADQLVLLGTIRSDGAPRLSPCEVDFAADELMLGMMWRSRKALDLRRDPRLAVLSLPAGKDNPGGDVKLDGRAVEVADPDLRERYCQAIEARIAWHPTGDYHLFVLDVERAATVRFDPADGMMTVRRWRPGTEVSTERRPG; encoded by the coding sequence ATGCGATGGCAGGAATTCTCCGTACAGTGTCCGGAGCTCGCCGCGGCCGCGCGGGACCGGTTCGTCGCCGACCAGCTGGTACTGCTCGGCACGATCCGGTCCGACGGGGCGCCGCGGCTCAGCCCGTGTGAGGTCGACTTCGCCGCCGACGAGCTGATGCTCGGCATGATGTGGCGCTCCCGCAAGGCGCTGGACCTGCGCCGCGACCCGCGGCTGGCCGTGCTGAGCCTGCCGGCGGGCAAGGACAACCCCGGCGGCGACGTCAAGCTGGACGGGCGCGCCGTCGAGGTGGCCGACCCGGACCTGCGCGAGCGGTACTGCCAGGCGATCGAGGCGCGGATCGCCTGGCACCCGACCGGCGACTACCACCTGTTCGTGCTGGACGTCGAGCGCGCCGCGACGGTGCGGTTCGACCCCGCCGACGGGATGATGACCGTCCGCCGGTGGCGCCCCGGTACCGAGGTGAGCACCGAACGCCGCCCGGGCTGA
- the ndk gene encoding nucleoside-diphosphate kinase — MPWGGSVSERTLVLIKPDAVRRGLTGEILGRLERKGLRIDAAELRTMDATLADAHYAEHVAKPFYPPLKEFMTSGPLLALVVSGDEAIAVVRALSGATDARQAAPGTIRGDLGLSNRENLIHASDSTASAEREIALWFPKL, encoded by the coding sequence ATCCCGTGGGGAGGATCCGTGTCCGAGCGCACGCTCGTACTCATCAAGCCGGACGCCGTCCGGCGCGGCCTGACCGGCGAGATTCTCGGCCGGCTGGAGCGCAAGGGGCTGCGGATCGACGCCGCCGAGCTGCGCACCATGGACGCCACGCTGGCCGACGCGCACTACGCCGAGCACGTGGCCAAACCGTTCTACCCGCCGCTGAAGGAGTTCATGACCTCCGGCCCGCTGCTGGCGCTCGTGGTCTCCGGCGACGAGGCGATCGCGGTGGTCCGCGCGTTGTCCGGCGCCACCGACGCGCGGCAGGCGGCGCCCGGCACGATCCGCGGCGACCTCGGCCTGTCCAACCGGGAGAACCTGATCCACGCCTCCGACTCGACCGCCTCGGCCGAGCGCGAGATCGCCCTCTGGTTCCCGAAGCTCTGA